In Castanea sativa cultivar Marrone di Chiusa Pesio chromosome 6, ASM4071231v1, a single window of DNA contains:
- the LOC142641606 gene encoding uncharacterized protein LOC142641606 isoform X1 produces the protein MFTNDRRQEERTGKYGSPRLQYLQELVSQFQNSTDEETKEKVAANLANFAYDPYNYKFLRQLNVLELFLDCMTEPNERLVEFGVGGICNSCVDLANAAIVTKSGGIPLTIQCLSSPVRNTVNYALGALYYLCNASNKEEILKPEVVDIIKRYAAAEAVSVSFSNLAKAFLDKHVRASEA, from the exons ATGTTTACCAATGATCGGAGACAAGAAGAGCGAACTGGAAAATATGGAAGTCCGAGGCTGCAATACCTTCAA GAATTGGTGAGTCAGTTTCAGAACTCTACTGATGAAG AAACAAAAGAGAAAGTTGCAGCTAATTTGGCAAACTTTGCATATGACCCGTACAATTATAAATTCCTGCGCCAG CTCAATGTTTTGGAACTTTTCCTTGACTGCATGACAGAACCTAATGAAAGGCTTGTGGAATTTGGGGTCGGAGGGATCTGCAATTCTTGCGTTG aTTTAGCGAATGCTGCAATTGTCACTAAGAGCGGTGGGATTCCTCTTACAATTCAATGTTTATCAAGCCCAGTTAGAAACACT GTGAATTATGCACTTGGGGCTCTTTATTATCTCTGTAACGCATCTAATAAGGAAGAGATTTTAAAGCCAGAAGTGGTTGATATCATCAAGAGGTATGCTGCAGCCGAAGCTGTAAGTGTCAGCTTCAGTAATCTGGCCAAGGCATTTTTGGACAAACATGTCAGAGCAAGTGAGGCCTAA
- the LOC142641606 gene encoding uncharacterized protein LOC142641606 isoform X2 yields MFTNDRRQEERTGKYGSPRLQYLQELVSQFQNSTDEETKEKVAANLANFAYDPYNYKFLRQLNVLELFLDCMTEPNERLVEFGVGGICNSCVDLANAAIVTKSGGIPLTIQCLSSPVRNTVNYALGALYYLCNAYIYMVVDVCVHYCI; encoded by the exons ATGTTTACCAATGATCGGAGACAAGAAGAGCGAACTGGAAAATATGGAAGTCCGAGGCTGCAATACCTTCAA GAATTGGTGAGTCAGTTTCAGAACTCTACTGATGAAG AAACAAAAGAGAAAGTTGCAGCTAATTTGGCAAACTTTGCATATGACCCGTACAATTATAAATTCCTGCGCCAG CTCAATGTTTTGGAACTTTTCCTTGACTGCATGACAGAACCTAATGAAAGGCTTGTGGAATTTGGGGTCGGAGGGATCTGCAATTCTTGCGTTG aTTTAGCGAATGCTGCAATTGTCACTAAGAGCGGTGGGATTCCTCTTACAATTCAATGTTTATCAAGCCCAGTTAGAAACACT GTGAATTATGCACTTGGGGCTCTTTATTATCTCTGTAACGCATATATTTATATGGTGGTTGATGTTTGTGTGCATTATTGTATATAA